From the genome of Trichocoleus sp. FACHB-46:
CAGACAGTCCAAACGCAAACCGGAAGCGTCATGCAACTGCCAGTAGAGCCCGTAGAAGGCAAAAACGGCAAAAAGAAAAAGCACGACTAGGGTCAAGCAACTCAAGCCGCAAATTGCTACAAGGCTTCTCTCAAAGGGTGCATCACAACTAGTTTGCAGAAAATTTGAGCGTTGGAGGTGGGTGTCAAAACTCACCTCTTCGTGTTTTTAAGGCACTTTCGGGATGAGTACCTGTTGCCCTTACTGCCCCAGATAAGCCTCTAAAACTTCGGAGTTCGTTTGAATTTCACTAGGACTGCCCACTGCCAAATTGCGGCCTTCTGCCAAAACCCAAACGCGATCGCACAGCGACATAATCACGTCCATATTGTGCTCAATAATCAGGAACGTCAGCCCTTCACGATTCCAGGTAGTGATGTGTTCGCAGATTTGGTTGATCAGGGTAGGATTCACGCCAGCCGCAGGTTCGTCCAGCAAAATCAGTTTGGGCTGCACCATCAAAGCACGCGCCATCTCTAGCAATTTGCGCTGACCACCGGAAAGCGCTCCTGCATACTCATGGGTCATATGCGTCAAGCCTACCGACTCTAAAATGGCGTAGGCTCGCTCCTTTAACTGCTTTTCTTCCTTAGCCACCTGGCGAAACTGCAAGCAAGCGCTCCAGAAATTTTCTCCCGTCTGATGTTGAGCCGCCAGCAGCATATTTTCTAGCACCGACAGCCGGGACAACACCCGCGCTACCTGGAAAGTACGAATCATGCCTTGCTGAGCAATTTGATGGGGTTGTAGTTGTTGAATCGGTTCACCATCAAAAATCACCCGCCCTTGATCGGGGCGAATAAAGTTAGACAGCAAGTTAAACAACGTTGTTTTACCCGCACCATTGGGGCCAATTAGTCCAGTGATACTACCCTGAGCCACCTCGATCGCGGCATTATCCACGGCTTTGATGCCGCCAAAGCTCTTGGAGAGGCCACTCGCTGCTAAAAGGGGAACCTGGGGTTGGGGTCTCCGGTCTTCCACCTCGGTCAAAATTTCTTCTAAGCCTTGCTGCGGCACTGCTTCCGGCAAAACATCGGGAGACTTGGGATCATCGACCAAGGGTTAATTCCTCCTTTTTACCTAGAATGCCTTGGGGTCGCCACATCATCACGACAATCAAGATCAAGCCAATGATCATGACGCGGAATGCGCCTAATCTCGCATCGTCTAGCGGCACAATGTCTTTCAGGACAAACCGCGTTAACGTGTTGTAGGCCCAGAAAATTGTCCCACCCAGCAAGGTGCCGACGTTATTCCCAGCGCCACCCAAAACCACAATCGTCCAAGCTTGAAATGTGATTAGGGGAATGAAGCCGTCGGGGTTGATGAAGGTGAGCTGCCAAGCGTAGAAGGCTCCCGCGATACCAGCGATCGCGCCCCCTAGCATTAGTGATTGCAGCTTGTACCAAAACACATTTTTGCCTAGGGCTTTGGCAACTTCCTCATCTTCTCGAATCGCCTTCAACACTCGGCCCCAAGGCGATCGCACCAGCCACTCTAACAAGCTAAACAAAATCGCCAGCACCACCACCAGCAACAACATCAGCCCTGCCTTGTAGGAGTAGTTGTAGAGGGCGTTCGCACCAATGCTATACATCCACAAGCCTAAAATCGAGCACAAGGAGACGCTAAACAAAGCCAAACCTGCGGCCCATTCTGACAAGCGAGCCACTAGGGTTTTAGCGATCGCGATGTAAACCCAGCCTACCCCGACCAAAGCGATCAACAGGCCCAAGCCTAACAGCTCTGGCGAAAGGGCACGGCTTAGTTTGAGCTGTTGCATCACAACTCCGACTCCCCCTAGGAGCAAGACGAGTGAGCCCGTGTAGCCACCCCAAACCAACGCATTTCTAATCGCGGCGGGACGAGACACTGTCTTGAGGCGTTGCTGCACCCACTGCCAAAGCTTCCAGTAGGCCAAACCGACCACTACCGTCAGCAGAGCAATCATGCCGCCTCTCGTGAAGGCATTCGGGTTAAATTTGTCCAGCGGTAGGGGATAGCCATACACACCCCGCGCTCCTCGCGTTAGCCACTCTTCATTCAGGGCTACGAGTCGCACCACTTCAGACACGCCAATTGTCACGATCGCCAAATAGTCTTCTCGTAAGCGGAGGGTAGAAAAGCCGATCAACAAGCCTAGCAAGGCAGCCAAAGCCGCACCAGCTAAGACTGCAATGGGTAGGGGTATCCCAGTTAGCGTCAGTAAAACGGTGGTATAGGCTCCGACCGTCATAAAGGCAACATGACCAAAGTTGATCAGACCTGTAAAACCCCACTGCAAATTCAAGCCCAAGCTAAAGAGAGCATAGGTTGCAGTGAAAATAATTAACTGGACAATGTAGCCTTCCATGCCAAAGTTGACAACAGCAATAGGGGAACAGAAATCGTGGAATCGGTGGAGTCTGAGTCGAGCGATCGCCCTAAGCGCCCTAAAAAGTTACAGCGATCAGGGGGAAGCTGGGCAATCGGATTGTACCGCAGTCCGAGAGCAGACAAGTATCAAGGGCAACTTACACCTCCTGATCCTTCAACCACTTCTCATACAAATCGGGGCGGCGATCGCGAGTGCGTTGAATCTGCTGTTCTTGTCGCCAGCGATCGATTTCAGCATGGTTTCCAGAGCGCAAAACGGCCGGCACTTCCCACTCGCGGAACACGGCGGGTCGAGTGTAGTGCGGATAATCAAGTAGACCCGCTTCAAAGCTTTCTGCCTTAAGGGATTCCTCTTTACCCACCGTTCCAGGCAGCAAACGCACCGTACCATTCAGCAGCGTCAGCGCCGGAATCTCACCACAGGTCAGCACAAAATCCCCTAATGACACCTCACGAGTCACGAGGTGCAAGACTCGCTCATCCACTCCTTCGTAATGGCCACAAATCACCACCAGTTGGTCATAATTCGTTCCCAACTCCTGAAACATCGCCTGGTTCATCGTTTGGCCTTGGGGCGTCATTAAGATCACCTCTCGCCTCGGTAAAACAGGCAGGGATTCCACCGCCGCAAAAATTGGCTCTGGCTTCATCAACATGCCAACCCCACCTCCGTAGGGTTCATCATCCACACGTCGATGCTTGTCAGTCGCAAAATCACGCGGATTTGTGAGATGCACCGTAGCAATTTCTTTCGCTAAAGCCTTGCCTAACAAGCCCGAACTCAGCGGTGACGTAAAGAAGTCAGGAAACAAAGTAACAATGTCGAATCTCACAAAACCCTAACTTTTGAGAATGCAAATCTTGCCGAGACTGCTGACTATACCCTGAAACTGGCGCATACTTCTGATCGAGAGAGGCATTTGGCGATCGCTAGTGGGTAGCTCTCATGCCACCTTAAGAGCCGTCAGAAGAAATTAGGCAGTGATTTCTGAATTTCTTAAATTATGTTTAAATAATCTGACATTATGCCTATATTAGTTAAGCTCCAGGGTTAAAACTGCATGGCACTGGATGAACAGAAGCGGCATCCCTATTTCAATCAATCGGTTACTGGAGCGTCTGGTTCATTTTATGTCCAGGAGTAGCGTCGTGCCGCAGCTAGAATCTCAAACCCTCAAACAACAGATGCCTCAGTCCACGAAAACCGCTGTGATGATTATTGGGGGAGCGGAAGATAAAGTCCACGGCAAGGAAATCTTGACTTCCTTTTTTCATCGGTCGGGCGGCACAGATGCTCGGATTGCCATCATTCCCTGCGCCTCGCGAGAACCCGCCACGATTGGCGAACGGTACCGCACCATTTTTGAAGACATGGGTGCTAAGGCGATTGAAGTCCTAGATATCCGCGAACGAGAGCAGTGTGAGGACTCTCTCTGGCGTGCTTTTCTAGAAAGCTGTACAGGCGTTTTCATGACTGGGGGCGATCAGTTACGGCTCTGTGCGCTGTTGGCAGACACAGAATTGATGGCAGAAGTGCGGCGACGGGCCGTAAAAGGTGAGATCACGCTGGCAGGCACGAGTGCTGGGGCAGCGGTCATGGGGCATCACATGATTGCCGGCGGTGGTAGTGGTGAGCATCCCAATCGCTCGCTGGTAGACATGGCTACCGGGTTAGCCATCATCCCAGAAATTATCGTGGATCAGCATTTTCACAATCGCAATCGCATGGCCCGACTGATGAGTGCGATCGCGGCTTACCCGGATAAGCTGGGCATCGGCATCGACGAGGATACTTGTGCCCTATTTGAGGGCGATGGCTTGCTACACGTCCTGGGCAAAGGCTCTGTTACCGTCATTGACCCTGTTGATCTCAACTATACGAACCAACCTGATGCAGATGCGACAGAGCCACTGAGTATTCATAACTTGCGGGTGCATATTCTCAGCTATGGCGATCGCTACCAACTCTACCAACGTCGGATCATGTCTCGCGAACCATAAAATCAGATTCCTGCGAACCTCTGGCTTAATGCTGATTTTGAAAAGCATTCAGCCTGAATTTGTCATACCCGAAGGTAGTCTCGGCTCCCCATTACTTACCTTAGTATTGACTTCATGCTAGCCAGCAACTCTCAAACTTTTTTAACTAAAACTGCTCAATATGAACAGTTTTGCAGGTTCTTAAAGCTTGAAACTGCAAAGAACAGCTATCAGGTCAAGAGCTAAGCTTTGACTGGTTTTGCTATGTCGATTGTTTTTTGTATTGGTATGCTGATTTTATTGGGTAAATACCAGCCACCCTGGTAATACAGCGGCAGTTCCTCGATCCTCTACCTCAAAAAGAGCCAAGTAGTTCAGGCGATCGCTGCTACGCTGTTTTTTAAGTTTGACTCTAAATCTGCTGAACTTTGATTTGTTCTGATTTGTTGTAATTCATACTGGCAGAGATTGTAGTTTATCGAGCACCAAACTGTTCTTGGTAAACAATTTGAGGCTTATTGAAGCGAGAAACTGGATAGTTGCTTCCTTAAAGTCACCTCAACTCGTTATTGCATCTGCGTCCTCCCCACCCCCGAATACCCTCGGATAGCGTTATGAAAATACTCAAGATCCAGACACTACGCGGCCCTAACTACTGGAGCATTCGTCGTCATAAGCTGGTCGTGATGCGTTTAAATTTGGAGGACTTGGCAGAAAAGCCTTCCCACCAAATTCCTGGGTTTTATGAGGGGTTGGTGACAGCGTTGCCCAGCTTAGACGATCACTTTTGCTCGCCAGGATGCCGGGGGGGATTCCTGAGCCGAGTCCGCGAAGGCACCATGATGGGGCATATCGTGGAGCATGTGGCTCTGGAGCTACAAGTGCTATCGGGTATGGAAGTTGGTTTTGGCCGCACCCGGGAAACGGCTACCTCTGGCACTTACCAAGTGGTGATCGAGTACTTAGATGAGCAGGCAGGTCGTTATGCCGCTAGAGCAGCAGTGCGCCTGTGCCAAAGCATTGTAGAAACGGGGAGCTATCCTAAAGCTGAGCTAGAACAAGACTTGCAAGACTTGCGAGCTTACTGGGCTGATGCTTCGTTGGGTCCCAGCACCGAGTCTTTGGTGCGCGAAGCAGAAGCGAGAGGCATTCCTTGGTTGCCAATTCCGGCTCGCTCCATGATTCAACTGGGGTATGGGGCGCATCAAAAACGGATTCAGGCAACCTTAAGCAATCACACTGGCATTTTAGGCGTAGAGCTGGCTTGCGATAAGGAAAGTACCAAGCAAATTCTCCACGAATCCGGTGTACCTGTGCCACGGGGTATTGTAATTAACTACATGGACGAGCTGGAAGAAGCCGTAGAGCAAGTCGGTGGCTTTCCAATTGTCATCAAGCCGCTCAATGGCAATCATGGGCGTGGCATTACGCTCAACATCGACTCCTGGAAGATGGCCGAAGAAGCCTACGATGCGGCCAAGGAAGTGTCGCGATCGCTGATTGTGGAGCGGTACTACACAGGGCGCGACCATCGTGTATTGGTGGTGAACGGTAAACTCGTGGCCGTGGCTGAGCGCGTCCCCGCCCATGTGGTGGGTGATGGCCGCTCCACCATCGAACAATTGATTGAGTGGACTAATCAAGACCCCCAACGGGGCGAAGGTCATGACAATGTTCTGACCAAGATCACGGTCGATCGCACGAGTTGGAAGCTGCTAGATCAGCAAGGCTATACCCTGCAAACCGTACTGCCTCTGGGAGAAGTTTGCTATCTGCGGGCCACCGCCAACCTCAGTACCGGAGGGATCGCGATCGATCGCACCGATGATGTCCACCCAGAAAACATTTGGCTGGCCCAACGAGTCGCCAAAATCATCAACCTCGATATCGCTGGCATCGACATTGTCACCTCTGATATTTCCCGACCACTGCGCGAAACCGGCGGTGTAATTGTTGAAGTCAACGCTGCTCCTGGCTTCCGGATGCACGTTGCGCCCAGCCAAGGCATTCCTCGGAATGTGGCAGAGTCGGTGATTAATATGCTGTTCTCGCCTGGGGCTCCTAGCCGCATTCCCATCATTGCGGTTACGGGCACCAACGGCAAAACTACCACGACCCGTTTGATTGCTCACATCTTTAAGCAAACCCAGCGCGTCGTGGGCTACACCACCACTGATGGCATCTATATCGATGATTATTTGGTGGAAAAGGGAGATACCACTGGGCCTCAAAGCGCCCAACTGATTCTACGAGATCCCACTGTGGAAGTAGCAGTTCTAGAGTCCGCACGTGGCGGCATCTTGCGCTCTGGCCTAGGCTTCGATGCCTGCGATATTGGCGTGGTGCTCAATGTTGCGGCTGACCACATGGGGCTAGGAGACATCAACACGCTAGACGATATGGCGCGGGTGAAAAGTGTGGTGGCAGAATCCGCCATGCCCAACGGCTACGCGGTGCTGAATGCTGATGATCCTCTCGTTGCAGGCATGGCTCGTAATGCCACAGCCCAAGTAGCTTACTTTGCCATGAATCCTGACAACGAAATTGTCCGGGCTCATGCTCAGCAAGGAGGTCTAGCCGCCATCTATGAAAATGGCTATCTATCGATTCTTAAGGGTGACTGGACGCTCCGCATCGAGCAAGCCATCCATGTGCCGCTGACAATGGGGGGACGTGCGCCCTTCATGATTGCTAATGCTCTCGCTGCGAGTTTAGCGGCGTTTGCCCATGGGGTCAGGATCGAAGACATTCGTGCTGCCTTAATGAGCTTCCAAGCTTCAGCTGACCAAACACCAGGACGAATGAATTTGTTTGACCTCGGTCACTACCATGCCTTGGTGGACTATGCTCACAATCCTGCCAGTTACGAAGCACTAGGAGGCTTTGTGAAGAATTGGACGGGAGAGCGGATTGGTGTAGTCGGGGGGCCAGGCGATCGCCGCAATGAGGATTTTGTCACTCTGGGTAGACTGGCAGCGGATATGTTCAATCGCGTGATCGTCAAGGAAGATGACGATACTAGAGGGCGAGCCAGAGGCGAAGCGGCGGAGTGGATTTGCCGAGGGCTGGAAGCAGCCAACCAAAGATGCCCTCACGAAATCATTCTGGATGAAACCAAAGCCATCAACTCTGCCCTCGATCGAGCTACACCAGGGAGCTTGGTTGTCATTCTGCCAGAGAGCGTGACTCGCGCTATTCAGTTGATTGAGGCCCGAAATCCTGTCGGCCATACCACAGCCACGCAGACGGCAGATCAGAATGGAGCCAGTACGTTGACCAATGGTCAAACTGTAAACGTCGCTTCAGTTGAGGTAAGCCAGTCCAACTCAGGCACAGCTCAAACAGAGTCTCAGTCTGCCTACACTTTTTAGAGTTTCAGTTTCCCCGGAGAGAGGTTAAACACATCTAGACAGTTGTCTGTGAGCTGTCTAGATGTGTTTGTTTTTGCTCTAAGAATTAGGGTCTGGCTGGGGCTAGTTATTCCTGGTCTAAATCTGTAACATCATTCTCAGCATCAGGTTTCTGGACTTCTTCCTTAAACCCCCGTAGCGTTTTGCCTAGGGCACTCCCTAGCTCAGGAATTTTCTTGGGACCAAAAATCACAATTGCCGCGATCGCAATAATCGCTACTTCCGGCCATCCTAGACCAAACATAGCCCTCTCCCTCTCCTGTCAACCATGCTTCACTCATTAACTATAGACGGGAGGAACGTCCGGTTTTGCAGAACTCGCCGATTTAGATGGATTAGGATTTGGTAAGCGGAATCTTGAGCCAAGTACTGAGTTCATAAGCTAACCAATCCAATTCTGCCGCTGTGAGAGATTGCGGCCCGCCTAGTTCATATTGCTGAGAGCCGACCGCGATCGCCAGCCTGGGTGCATCACCAGATTTTGTATAGGTCACGCTGCGAATTTCTTGCCTGCGCCCCACTTGAGGCCGCCCTTTGGAAAGCCCCAACCGCTTTTGAGCTAGTGAGATTTCTTGGGCATCGATCCGCAAGCGAGTTTGGCCTAATAAGGCTGGCATAATGATTTCCAAAGCATTAGCATCTTTGCTCAGCGCTACTTTGCTATCAGTGGGTTTAGCTACCACTGCCGCTGCTGCATTTCGGGTTTGG
Proteins encoded in this window:
- a CDS encoding ABC transporter ATP-binding protein, coding for MVDDPKSPDVLPEAVPQQGLEEILTEVEDRRPQPQVPLLAASGLSKSFGGIKAVDNAAIEVAQGSITGLIGPNGAGKTTLFNLLSNFIRPDQGRVIFDGEPIQQLQPHQIAQQGMIRTFQVARVLSRLSVLENMLLAAQHQTGENFWSACLQFRQVAKEEKQLKERAYAILESVGLTHMTHEYAGALSGGQRKLLEMARALMVQPKLILLDEPAAGVNPTLINQICEHITTWNREGLTFLIIEHNMDVIMSLCDRVWVLAEGRNLAVGSPSEIQTNSEVLEAYLGQ
- a CDS encoding branched-chain amino acid ABC transporter permease, producing MEGYIVQLIIFTATYALFSLGLNLQWGFTGLINFGHVAFMTVGAYTTVLLTLTGIPLPIAVLAGAALAALLGLLIGFSTLRLREDYLAIVTIGVSEVVRLVALNEEWLTRGARGVYGYPLPLDKFNPNAFTRGGMIALLTVVVGLAYWKLWQWVQQRLKTVSRPAAIRNALVWGGYTGSLVLLLGGVGVVMQQLKLSRALSPELLGLGLLIALVGVGWVYIAIAKTLVARLSEWAAGLALFSVSLCSILGLWMYSIGANALYNYSYKAGLMLLLVVVLAILFSLLEWLVRSPWGRVLKAIREDEEVAKALGKNVFWYKLQSLMLGGAIAGIAGAFYAWQLTFINPDGFIPLITFQAWTIVVLGGAGNNVGTLLGGTIFWAYNTLTRFVLKDIVPLDDARLGAFRVMIIGLILIVVMMWRPQGILGKKEELTLGR
- the trmD gene encoding tRNA (guanosine(37)-N1)-methyltransferase TrmD encodes the protein MRFDIVTLFPDFFTSPLSSGLLGKALAKEIATVHLTNPRDFATDKHRRVDDEPYGGGVGMLMKPEPIFAAVESLPVLPRREVILMTPQGQTMNQAMFQELGTNYDQLVVICGHYEGVDERVLHLVTREVSLGDFVLTCGEIPALTLLNGTVRLLPGTVGKEESLKAESFEAGLLDYPHYTRPAVFREWEVPAVLRSGNHAEIDRWRQEQQIQRTRDRRPDLYEKWLKDQEV
- a CDS encoding cyanophycinase, which gives rise to MSRSSVVPQLESQTLKQQMPQSTKTAVMIIGGAEDKVHGKEILTSFFHRSGGTDARIAIIPCASREPATIGERYRTIFEDMGAKAIEVLDIREREQCEDSLWRAFLESCTGVFMTGGDQLRLCALLADTELMAEVRRRAVKGEITLAGTSAGAAVMGHHMIAGGGSGEHPNRSLVDMATGLAIIPEIIVDQHFHNRNRMARLMSAIAAYPDKLGIGIDEDTCALFEGDGLLHVLGKGSVTVIDPVDLNYTNQPDADATEPLSIHNLRVHILSYGDRYQLYQRRIMSREP
- the cphA gene encoding cyanophycin synthetase codes for the protein MKILKIQTLRGPNYWSIRRHKLVVMRLNLEDLAEKPSHQIPGFYEGLVTALPSLDDHFCSPGCRGGFLSRVREGTMMGHIVEHVALELQVLSGMEVGFGRTRETATSGTYQVVIEYLDEQAGRYAARAAVRLCQSIVETGSYPKAELEQDLQDLRAYWADASLGPSTESLVREAEARGIPWLPIPARSMIQLGYGAHQKRIQATLSNHTGILGVELACDKESTKQILHESGVPVPRGIVINYMDELEEAVEQVGGFPIVIKPLNGNHGRGITLNIDSWKMAEEAYDAAKEVSRSLIVERYYTGRDHRVLVVNGKLVAVAERVPAHVVGDGRSTIEQLIEWTNQDPQRGEGHDNVLTKITVDRTSWKLLDQQGYTLQTVLPLGEVCYLRATANLSTGGIAIDRTDDVHPENIWLAQRVAKIINLDIAGIDIVTSDISRPLRETGGVIVEVNAAPGFRMHVAPSQGIPRNVAESVINMLFSPGAPSRIPIIAVTGTNGKTTTTRLIAHIFKQTQRVVGYTTTDGIYIDDYLVEKGDTTGPQSAQLILRDPTVEVAVLESARGGILRSGLGFDACDIGVVLNVAADHMGLGDINTLDDMARVKSVVAESAMPNGYAVLNADDPLVAGMARNATAQVAYFAMNPDNEIVRAHAQQGGLAAIYENGYLSILKGDWTLRIEQAIHVPLTMGGRAPFMIANALAASLAAFAHGVRIEDIRAALMSFQASADQTPGRMNLFDLGHYHALVDYAHNPASYEALGGFVKNWTGERIGVVGGPGDRRNEDFVTLGRLAADMFNRVIVKEDDDTRGRARGEAAEWICRGLEAANQRCPHEIILDETKAINSALDRATPGSLVVILPESVTRAIQLIEARNPVGHTTATQTADQNGASTLTNGQTVNVASVEVSQSNSGTAQTESQSAYTF
- the tatA gene encoding twin-arginine translocase TatA/TatE family subunit, whose product is MFGLGWPEVAIIAIAAIVIFGPKKIPELGSALGKTLRGFKEEVQKPDAENDVTDLDQE